The Paenibacillus uliginis N3/975 genome has a window encoding:
- the trmL gene encoding tRNA (uridine(34)/cytosine(34)/5-carboxymethylaminomethyluridine(34)-2'-O)-methyltransferase TrmL yields the protein MALHIVLVEPEIPANTGNIARTCAATGTHLHLVRPLGFNTDDKTLKRAGLDYWYAVHIEYHDSFEELKELYPEGRFFYASTQSDKRYTDIAYQDGDFLVFGKETKGLPPELLAANPDHCIRMPMTDKVRSLNLSNSAAIVVFEALRQLDFPDMN from the coding sequence ATGGCATTACACATCGTACTCGTTGAGCCTGAAATACCGGCCAATACGGGAAATATAGCTAGAACTTGCGCAGCAACCGGGACACATTTGCACTTGGTGCGGCCGTTGGGCTTTAATACGGACGATAAAACACTGAAGCGTGCGGGACTCGATTATTGGTACGCTGTACACATCGAGTATCATGATTCATTTGAGGAGCTTAAGGAGCTTTATCCGGAGGGGCGATTCTTCTACGCATCGACCCAATCGGATAAACGCTATACCGATATTGCTTATCAGGACGGTGACTTCCTCGTATTTGGTAAAGAGACGAAAGGTCTTCCTCCTGAGCTGCTGGCTGCGAATCCCGATCACTGCATTCGTATGCCGATGACGGACAAGGTGCGTTCCTTGAACCTCTCCAATTCGGCAGCAATTGTCGTATTTGAGGCACTTCGCCAGCTGGATTTTCCGGATATGAATTAG
- the aroF gene encoding 3-deoxy-7-phosphoheptulonate synthase codes for MIVITSNQIPEEQFRQIVGEIEKEGLQVHVSRGADHTVIGLIGSVNPKLSEHLRQMKGVKNVVKITKSYKLASRDFHPEDTVIDIKGVKIGGGNLVVMGGPCAVESAEQIDEIAKLVKAAGGQVLRGGAFKPRTGPYSFQGIGVEGLIMMAEAGERHGLLTITEVMTPEYVDVCAEYADILQVGTRNMQNFDLLRKLGTCGKPVLLKRGFSSTYDEFLNAAEYILAGGNPNVMLCERGIRTFETYTRNTLDLSAIPALQQLSHLPVISDPSHGTGRRELVEPMSKASVAAGADGLIVEMHTDPDNSMTGDGVQSLFPDQFAELLKDLEKLAPIVGKTFNTTKAPAAEFQRV; via the coding sequence ATGATCGTCATTACATCTAATCAAATTCCAGAGGAACAATTCCGTCAAATTGTAGGAGAAATCGAGAAAGAAGGACTTCAAGTCCATGTCTCTAGAGGAGCTGACCACACAGTAATCGGTCTCATCGGCAGTGTGAATCCAAAACTTTCAGAGCATCTTCGGCAAATGAAGGGTGTAAAGAATGTTGTTAAGATTACTAAATCCTATAAGCTGGCAAGCCGGGATTTCCATCCTGAAGACACAGTGATTGATATCAAAGGTGTCAAGATCGGAGGCGGCAATCTGGTTGTAATGGGCGGGCCTTGTGCGGTAGAATCTGCAGAGCAGATTGATGAAATTGCCAAGCTGGTCAAAGCTGCTGGTGGTCAGGTGCTTCGAGGAGGCGCGTTTAAGCCTCGTACGGGACCTTACAGCTTTCAAGGTATTGGAGTGGAAGGTCTTATTATGATGGCTGAAGCGGGAGAAAGACATGGCCTGCTTACGATTACAGAAGTAATGACACCGGAATATGTGGACGTCTGCGCAGAATATGCTGACATTTTGCAAGTAGGAACCCGAAATATGCAAAATTTCGATCTGCTGCGGAAGCTGGGCACCTGTGGCAAGCCGGTGCTGCTGAAGCGCGGGTTCAGCTCAACCTATGATGAATTCCTCAATGCAGCTGAATACATTCTTGCAGGCGGTAATCCGAATGTAATGTTGTGTGAGCGCGGAATCCGAACATTCGAGACTTATACTCGTAATACACTTGATTTGTCTGCCATCCCTGCCCTGCAGCAGCTGAGTCATCTGCCGGTTATATCTGACCCTAGTCACGGAACAGGCCGACGTGAGCTTGTTGAGCCTATGTCGAAGGCTTCCGTTGCAGCTGGTGCGGACGGACTTATCGTCGAAATGCATACCGATCCGGACAATTCCATGACTGGTGACGGTGTTCAATCTCTGTTCCCGGACCAGTTCGCGGAGCTGCTTAAAGACCTGGAGAAACTTGCGCCTATCGTGGGAAAAACCTTTAACACCACTAAAGCTCCTGCTGCAGAATTCCAACGGGTTTAG
- the glnA gene encoding type I glutamate--ammonia ligase has product MSAENVMKMIQENNIEWVDFRFVDLSGRAHHITLPASEVDEETFVNGVAFDGSSIAGFRGIEESDMVMMPDPESCYIDPFTAHPTLNIMSNIYTPDGEAYERDPRGIAARAEQFLQDSGVGTAAFFAPESEFFLFDDVRYESTMNSSSYVVESEEAAWNTNRKEEGGNLGFKIGVKGGYVPVAPVDTQQDIRSEMCRLLNEAGLRVERHHHEVATAGQAEINFRFDTLKKTADNLLIYKYIVHNTARQYGKTATFMPKPLFGDNGSGMHVHQSIFDGDTPLFYEKGAYANLSEMAMHYIGGILYHAPALIALTNPSTNSFKRLVPGYEAPVNLVFSKGNRSAAIRIPVAAVTPKGCRIEFRTPDSTANPYLAFSAMLMAGLDGIKRKIDPVALGYGPFDKNIYELSDAEKKEIRSVPGTLDEALDALQADYEFLTEGGVFTKEFLDNFIELKRGEAKAVSIRVHPHEYSLYYDI; this is encoded by the coding sequence ATGTCGGCTGAAAATGTAATGAAGATGATTCAAGAGAACAACATTGAGTGGGTTGATTTTCGCTTTGTAGATTTGTCGGGACGTGCGCACCATATTACCCTGCCGGCATCCGAAGTGGATGAAGAAACGTTTGTAAACGGGGTAGCCTTTGACGGTTCATCCATTGCAGGCTTCCGGGGAATTGAAGAATCAGATATGGTTATGATGCCGGATCCGGAATCTTGCTACATTGATCCTTTTACCGCGCATCCTACACTTAACATTATGAGCAATATTTATACACCAGATGGTGAAGCATATGAGCGTGATCCCCGTGGGATTGCAGCACGGGCAGAGCAATTTTTGCAGGACAGCGGCGTAGGTACGGCAGCGTTTTTTGCGCCAGAGTCTGAATTTTTCCTGTTTGACGATGTTCGTTATGAAAGCACGATGAACAGCTCCAGCTATGTTGTTGAATCAGAAGAAGCGGCATGGAACACCAACCGTAAAGAAGAGGGCGGCAACCTGGGATTCAAGATTGGAGTCAAAGGAGGATACGTGCCAGTAGCTCCAGTTGACACACAGCAAGATATTCGCAGTGAAATGTGCCGCTTGCTGAACGAAGCTGGTCTTCGTGTAGAGCGTCATCATCATGAGGTAGCGACGGCAGGTCAGGCAGAGATTAACTTCCGTTTTGATACCCTCAAAAAAACAGCGGACAATCTGTTGATTTACAAGTACATTGTTCACAATACTGCACGTCAGTATGGTAAAACAGCTACCTTTATGCCAAAGCCGCTCTTCGGTGATAATGGCAGCGGGATGCATGTTCACCAGTCCATTTTCGATGGAGACACACCTCTCTTTTATGAAAAAGGCGCTTACGCCAATCTGAGCGAAATGGCCATGCATTATATCGGCGGTATTCTATATCATGCTCCAGCCCTGATCGCACTGACGAACCCTAGCACAAACTCCTTTAAGCGCCTTGTTCCAGGATATGAAGCTCCAGTTAACCTGGTATTCTCCAAAGGTAACCGTTCGGCAGCGATCCGGATTCCAGTTGCGGCTGTAACGCCAAAGGGCTGCCGCATTGAGTTCCGTACTCCAGACTCCACCGCAAACCCATATCTGGCCTTCTCCGCTATGCTGATGGCTGGCCTTGACGGTATTAAGCGTAAGATTGATCCGGTAGCACTGGGCTATGGTCCGTTCGACAAGAACATTTACGAGCTGTCTGATGCTGAGAAAAAAGAAATCCGCAGCGTACCAGGCACACTGGATGAAGCGCTGGACGCACTGCAAGCTGACTATGAATTCTTGACTGAAGGCGGCGTGTTCACGAAGGAATTCCTCGATAACTTTATTGAATTGAAGCGCGGTGAAGCCAAAGCAGTATCCATCCGGGTACATCCGCACGAATACTCGCTCTACTACGATATTTAA
- a CDS encoding AbrB/MazE/SpoVT family DNA-binding domain-containing protein, whose amino-acid sequence MKPAGVVRKVDQLGRIVLPKSLRKRYQMNEGDPVEILVQGDHIILERYRPKCVFCGSMDGVSEFKERYICAQCMTEMNQLPKHA is encoded by the coding sequence ATGAAACCTGCTGGTGTTGTACGTAAGGTGGATCAGCTGGGGAGAATCGTCCTGCCCAAATCACTGCGCAAGAGATATCAAATGAACGAGGGCGATCCTGTTGAAATTTTAGTCCAGGGTGACCATATTATTTTGGAACGCTATCGTCCTAAATGCGTATTTTGCGGATCCATGGATGGAGTAAGCGAGTTTAAAGAACGTTATATATGCGCACAATGCATGACCGAGATGAACCAGCTTCCGAAACATGCTTAA
- the serC gene encoding 3-phosphoserine/phosphohydroxythreonine transaminase, whose protein sequence is MNKRAYNFNAGPAALPLEVLERAQAEFVDFRESGMSIMEMSHRGAIYESVHKEAQERLLALLGNPDGYKVLFLQGGASTQFAMIPMNFLGQGQQANYVMTGSWADKAYKEAKLIGETHIAASSEADNYMSLPKLTDISLSDNPAYLHITSNETIGGTQFKQFPDTGSVPLICDMSSDILSRPFDMKQFAMVYAGAQKNLGPSGVTVVIAKEDMITSSPKHLPTMLRYSTHTSNDSLYNTPPSFGVYMINEVLKWIEERGGLEGIRDLNREKAALLYDMIDGSEGFYRGCVDAGNRSDMNVTFRLESEELEKAFIKASEQEGFVGLKGHRSVGGLRASIYNAVPLESCKALVDFMGHFKRTHG, encoded by the coding sequence TTGAACAAAAGAGCTTATAATTTTAACGCAGGACCGGCCGCATTGCCGTTGGAAGTACTGGAGCGGGCGCAGGCGGAATTTGTTGATTTTAGGGAGAGCGGCATGTCCATCATGGAAATGTCTCATCGTGGAGCCATTTATGAGTCGGTTCATAAGGAGGCGCAGGAGCGACTTTTAGCTCTACTCGGTAATCCTGATGGTTACAAGGTCTTGTTTCTACAAGGCGGAGCGAGTACCCAGTTCGCCATGATTCCGATGAACTTCCTTGGTCAGGGACAGCAGGCCAACTATGTGATGACTGGGAGCTGGGCTGATAAAGCTTACAAAGAAGCGAAGTTGATCGGTGAGACACATATCGCGGCATCATCTGAAGCTGACAATTACATGTCGCTACCTAAGCTGACTGATATTTCGTTATCTGACAATCCAGCTTACTTGCATATCACTTCCAATGAAACGATTGGAGGAACTCAGTTCAAGCAGTTCCCAGATACCGGATCTGTACCTCTGATTTGCGATATGTCCAGTGACATCTTGAGCCGGCCGTTTGATATGAAACAGTTCGCTATGGTGTATGCCGGAGCTCAGAAAAACCTAGGTCCATCCGGGGTAACCGTTGTGATTGCAAAAGAAGATATGATTACAAGCTCGCCGAAGCATCTTCCAACGATGCTGCGTTACAGTACACATACAAGCAACGACTCGCTGTACAATACACCTCCATCTTTCGGGGTATATATGATTAATGAAGTTCTCAAATGGATTGAAGAACGCGGCGGTTTAGAGGGAATACGTGACCTGAACCGGGAAAAAGCGGCACTTCTCTATGATATGATCGACGGAAGTGAAGGCTTCTATCGTGGCTGTGTGGATGCGGGCAACCGTTCTGACATGAACGTCACATTCCGTTTGGAATCGGAGGAGCTGGAAAAGGCATTCATTAAAGCCTCCGAGCAAGAAGGATTTGTTGGTCTTAAGGGCCACCGCAGTGTAGGGGGATTGCGAGCTTCGATTTATAATGCTGTTCCTTTGGAAAGCTGTAAAGCACTTGTTGATTTTATGGGACATTTTAAGCGGACTCACGGATAA